One Candidatus Effluviviaceae Genus V sp. genomic window carries:
- a CDS encoding DUF1385 domain-containing protein: MTRPGDSGPKKEARQTHATPEARGESYDSPISGFGEQPSPGGKVHYGGQAVIEGVMMRGPTKVATAVRLPSGGIAVHAEPFVSFSRKNRLLRLPVVRGGLTLIESLQLGLKSLNYSAGVAMEAAEDEAREGDVAETGETAGAGADDHQRGAANDPEPGQWKTTAALTGTMVFALALGVLFFFYIPLVLTDFIMVRTGLEGSVLFNLIDGVIRVAFFLAYIWSISLWKEMRRVFEYHGAEHKTIFMEEAGDELTPENAKKYVTKHPRCGTSFLLIVMVVSILVFMLTGRPQTIVHRLARLLLIPVIAGISYEIMKLSAKRAGTWWARLLSAPGVWLQNITTKEPSDDQVEVAIAALEAARVEEPDA; the protein is encoded by the coding sequence ATGACGCGTCCAGGCGACAGCGGGCCGAAGAAGGAGGCCCGGCAGACACACGCCACGCCGGAGGCCCGCGGGGAATCCTACGATTCGCCGATCAGCGGTTTCGGCGAGCAGCCCTCCCCGGGAGGCAAGGTCCACTACGGCGGACAGGCGGTCATCGAGGGCGTGATGATGCGCGGACCGACCAAGGTCGCCACGGCGGTCCGGCTGCCCTCCGGCGGGATTGCTGTACACGCGGAGCCCTTCGTCTCGTTCTCGAGGAAGAACAGACTTCTCAGACTGCCGGTCGTCCGCGGCGGCCTGACGCTCATCGAATCGCTGCAGCTGGGCCTGAAGTCGCTCAACTACTCGGCCGGCGTCGCCATGGAGGCGGCGGAGGACGAGGCGCGGGAGGGCGACGTCGCGGAGACGGGCGAGACCGCCGGTGCCGGCGCGGACGACCATCAGCGCGGCGCCGCGAACGACCCGGAGCCCGGTCAGTGGAAGACGACGGCCGCGCTCACCGGCACGATGGTGTTCGCTCTCGCGCTCGGCGTGCTCTTCTTCTTCTACATCCCGCTCGTGCTCACGGACTTCATCATGGTCCGGACCGGGCTCGAGGGCAGCGTTCTTTTCAACCTGATCGACGGTGTCATCCGCGTCGCTTTCTTCCTGGCGTACATCTGGAGCATCTCGCTCTGGAAGGAGATGCGGCGCGTCTTCGAGTACCACGGGGCCGAGCACAAGACGATCTTCATGGAGGAGGCCGGCGACGAGCTGACGCCGGAGAACGCGAAGAAGTACGTGACGAAGCACCCGCGCTGCGGCACGAGCTTCCTGCTCATCGTGATGGTGGTCAGCATCCTCGTGTTCATGCTGACCGGCCGTCCGCAGACGATCGTGCACCGGCTGGCGCGGCTGCTTCTGATACCGGTCATCGCGGGTATCTCCTACGAGATCATGAAGCTGTCGGCGAAGCGCGCGGGAACGTGGTGGGCAAGACTGCTCTCGGCGCCCGGCGTGTGGCTTCAGAACATCACCACGAAGGAGCCCTCCGACGACCAGGTCGAGGTGGCGATCGCCGCGCTCGAGGCCGCGAGGGTGGAGGAACCCGATGCTTGA